In Chryseobacterium gotjawalense, the following are encoded in one genomic region:
- a CDS encoding glycosyltransferase: MNKKKDILFVMNNLNVGGAEKALVSLLQVMDYDKYNVDLLLFRKEGLFLKQVPPQVCILPVPETYKYFDMPFSQMFKENLFNGRWNIIYRRIQYKWVTRKAGTQAEAEQFGWKPISKTLKSIQKRYHVAIGFLEKTPNYFVVDKVNAHLKFGFIHTDYEMLKMNRKLDTYYFSKLNNILVVSQESLQTVERVFPDLRKKFLIFKNIISKKNILHLAAEEIFDFKYKNVIVSVGRLAPVKGYDLSLEAFRILKERNISFTWLILGEGELRSQLEGNIKSYGLEQNVFLLGTLVNPYAYITRADVFLQTSLFEGDGMSITEAKVLGLPMVLTNFETAFSHIKDGMNGIIVEAQPQKVADAVENLLCNKCLREKFAANLHRENFGTESEIKKLYQLMEE, encoded by the coding sequence ATGAATAAGAAAAAAGACATCCTGTTTGTCATGAACAACCTGAACGTGGGGGGCGCAGAAAAAGCGCTGGTCTCATTGCTTCAGGTAATGGATTATGACAAATACAATGTAGACCTTTTGCTGTTCAGAAAAGAGGGGCTTTTTCTTAAACAGGTGCCACCACAAGTATGCATATTACCGGTACCTGAAACCTATAAGTATTTTGATATGCCATTTTCGCAGATGTTTAAAGAAAATTTATTTAATGGCAGGTGGAATATTATTTATCGGAGGATACAGTATAAATGGGTTACCCGTAAAGCAGGCACTCAGGCGGAAGCTGAGCAATTTGGCTGGAAACCTATTTCCAAAACGCTTAAATCAATACAGAAAAGGTATCATGTTGCAATTGGTTTTCTGGAGAAGACACCGAACTACTTTGTTGTGGATAAAGTAAATGCGCATCTGAAGTTTGGCTTTATTCATACAGATTATGAGATGTTGAAGATGAACAGGAAGTTGGATACTTATTATTTTAGCAAACTTAATAACATCTTAGTGGTCTCACAGGAAAGTTTACAAACTGTGGAGCGTGTTTTCCCGGATTTGCGCAAAAAATTTTTAATTTTTAAAAATATAATTTCAAAAAAAAATATATTGCACTTAGCAGCCGAGGAGATTTTTGATTTTAAATATAAAAATGTTATAGTATCAGTTGGAAGACTTGCACCTGTAAAAGGATATGATTTGTCTTTAGAAGCATTTAGAATTTTAAAGGAAAGAAATATTAGCTTTACTTGGCTTATTTTGGGAGAGGGTGAGCTTCGTTCCCAATTGGAAGGTAATATCAAAAGTTACGGTTTAGAGCAAAATGTTTTCCTTTTGGGAACACTTGTAAATCCTTACGCCTATATCACTCGTGCAGATGTATTTTTACAAACCTCCCTCTTTGAAGGGGATGGCATGTCCATAACGGAAGCAAAAGTATTAGGGCTGCCTATGGTCTTAACTAATTTTGAAACAGCTTTTTCTCATATTAAGGATGGCATGAACGGGATAATTGTAGAAGCGCAGCCGCAAAAGGTTGCTGATGCAGTAGAAAATTTGCTATGTAACAAATGTCTGCGGGAAAAATTCGCTGCTAATTTGCATCGGGAGAATTTTGGTACAGAATCCGAAATTAAAAAGCTGTATCAGCTGATGGAAGAATAA
- a CDS encoding glycosyltransferase family 2 protein produces the protein MSNLLAIIIPYYKITFLRETLDSLAAQTDQRFTVYIGNDASPENPEDLLEEFEGKFNFVYKNFEENLGGTSLTKQWNRCIEMMQDEEWFMILGDDDYFSSNVIEEFYKNIVFAERENVNVMKLNSATVNENSVITSEKKPEPFIKSSIDHFFDKFIFEGRSSLSEHIFKKSQYDLYCFKNLPLAWHADDLAVLEFSEYANTMFLEKAKCFVRISAESISGNPEKFKKEKWGATKMFFDSVCYNLSKFNKAQKAQLFDLIEWHEKEKNIKVKIPNRLTEFFSVYGYKALLKFLR, from the coding sequence ATTTGCTCGCCATAATTATCCCATACTATAAAATCACTTTCTTGAGGGAGACCCTGGATTCTTTGGCGGCGCAAACTGATCAAAGATTTACGGTTTATATCGGCAACGATGCTTCTCCCGAAAATCCCGAAGACTTGTTAGAAGAATTTGAAGGAAAATTTAATTTTGTTTACAAAAATTTTGAAGAGAATTTGGGTGGCACTTCGTTAACCAAACAATGGAATCGGTGTATTGAGATGATGCAAGATGAAGAATGGTTTATGATTTTAGGTGATGATGATTATTTTAGTTCCAATGTTATCGAGGAATTTTATAAAAACATTGTTTTTGCAGAAAGAGAAAACGTAAATGTCATGAAGCTAAATTCTGCGACTGTGAATGAAAATAGCGTTATTACATCAGAAAAAAAACCGGAACCATTTATCAAATCATCCATTGATCATTTTTTCGATAAGTTTATATTTGAAGGTAGAAGCAGTTTATCAGAACATATTTTTAAAAAATCACAGTATGATCTGTACTGTTTTAAAAATCTGCCTTTAGCCTGGCATGCAGACGACCTTGCCGTACTTGAGTTTTCTGAATATGCAAATACTATGTTTTTGGAAAAAGCTAAATGTTTTGTAAGGATCTCAGCAGAAAGTATAAGTGGCAACCCTGAGAAATTTAAAAAAGAAAAATGGGGGGCTACCAAAATGTTTTTTGACAGCGTATGTTATAATTTATCTAAATTTAACAAAGCGCAAAAAGCACAGTTGTTTGACCTTATCGAATGGCATGAAAAAGAAAAGAATATTAAGGTGAAAATACCAAATAGATTGACTGAATTTTTTAGCGTTTATGGATACAAGGCTCTGCTTAAATTTTTGAGATAG
- a CDS encoding GT-D fold domain-containing glycosyltransferase, translating into MKNYLYFLFWLIRTWPMRWSFPKYKIMTIEATIDDIVLNKKSICRFGDGEFILMLKERGLPFQDPDSLLSNKLIETIVNRNEKLIVAIPDSLARRKTHKRFVKVHWLMFINNYGGRLSKIIDKNYYYGNSNMTRLYAGMKDKTKSSEYFAKIKTIWNNQDVLIVEGELSRLGVGNDLLDNAKSIKRIISSNKNAFTKYDDIKNNALKYGEGKLILCALGPTATVLSSELCTAGYWALDIGHIDVEYMWMLMGANQRTAIKGRFVNESNNSEGYDLDEKDVIYYRNSIILELT; encoded by the coding sequence ATGAAAAATTACCTCTACTTCCTTTTCTGGCTTATTCGGACATGGCCTATGCGCTGGAGTTTTCCAAAATATAAGATCATGACCATTGAGGCAACCATTGATGATATTGTGCTTAATAAGAAAAGTATTTGCAGATTTGGAGATGGCGAGTTTATTTTAATGTTAAAAGAAAGAGGTTTACCATTTCAAGATCCTGATTCACTATTATCTAACAAACTCATAGAAACAATTGTCAATCGAAATGAAAAACTAATTGTTGCTATACCAGATAGCTTAGCACGAAGAAAAACTCATAAACGATTTGTAAAAGTTCATTGGTTGATGTTTATAAATAATTACGGTGGTAGGCTTTCAAAAATCATTGATAAAAATTATTATTATGGAAATTCAAATATGACCAGGCTGTATGCGGGGATGAAAGATAAAACAAAGTCCAGTGAATATTTCGCTAAAATAAAAACAATTTGGAATAATCAAGATGTACTAATTGTGGAAGGCGAACTATCCCGACTGGGGGTTGGCAATGATCTTTTGGATAATGCAAAAAGTATAAAAAGAATTATCAGTTCAAACAAAAATGCCTTTACAAAGTATGACGATATAAAAAATAATGCTCTTAAATACGGTGAGGGAAAATTGATACTATGTGCATTAGGTCCCACAGCCACAGTGTTGAGTTCTGAATTGTGTACGGCAGGATATTGGGCGTTAGATATTGGTCATATTGATGTAGAATATATGTGGATGCTTATGGGCGCTAATCAAAGGACTGCGATAAAAGGTAGATTTGTTAATGAGTCTAATAATTCCGAGGGATATGATTTAGATGAAAAAGATGTTATTTATTACAGAAATTCCATAATTTTAGAATTAACATAG
- a CDS encoding glycosyltransferase has product MKKKLLFVIPGLDAGGAEKSLVNLLSAMDESRFSVDLFMFSHEGLFMGQIPNWVRVIPKNAELANFQKPLFYSLLTFLKKGKLSAAKDRLFFYVKNKFIKNPGIAEQYAWKHLRSACETPTEHYDVAIGFLEKTSNYFVVDCVAAKAKIAFIHTTYSELNMDVSFDLKYFDVTKNIAVVSPDCAANFKKVFPEFADKVYVMPNIVSPRLINKLAQESPEDVYETSLVSVGRLESVKGFDMAIEAARILNEQNIAFHWSIIGEGTERGNLQNLIDRYDLQNHFTLIGLKDNPYPYIRTAKIFVQSSRYEGKSIAVDEAKILAKPIILTNFTTAKDQIENNVNGLIVGMTPDAIAAGIIKYLEDASFTEHIIANLRADYFGTEHEIEKFYQLINE; this is encoded by the coding sequence ATGAAAAAAAAACTGCTTTTTGTAATTCCAGGCCTGGATGCGGGCGGCGCTGAAAAAAGTCTTGTTAACCTTCTCAGCGCGATGGACGAGTCCCGTTTTTCGGTAGACCTCTTTATGTTTTCTCATGAGGGTTTATTTATGGGGCAGATTCCGAACTGGGTTCGTGTTATCCCAAAGAATGCAGAACTGGCGAATTTTCAGAAACCTCTTTTTTATTCGCTGCTTACCTTTCTTAAGAAAGGTAAATTATCAGCCGCAAAAGACCGGTTGTTCTTTTATGTAAAGAACAAGTTTATAAAAAATCCTGGCATTGCCGAACAGTATGCCTGGAAACATTTGCGAAGCGCCTGCGAAACTCCAACTGAGCACTACGATGTGGCCATAGGTTTCCTCGAAAAAACGTCCAATTATTTTGTAGTAGACTGCGTAGCAGCAAAAGCGAAAATTGCTTTTATTCATACTACTTATTCTGAACTGAACATGGATGTATCATTCGATTTGAAGTATTTCGATGTTACAAAAAACATTGCGGTCGTGTCACCCGATTGTGCAGCTAATTTTAAAAAAGTATTTCCGGAATTTGCGGATAAGGTCTACGTGATGCCCAACATCGTTTCGCCGCGTCTGATCAATAAATTGGCACAGGAAAGCCCCGAAGACGTTTACGAAACTTCTCTGGTTTCGGTGGGTCGGTTAGAAAGTGTAAAAGGTTTTGATATGGCCATTGAGGCTGCCCGGATTTTAAATGAGCAAAATATTGCGTTTCACTGGTCCATCATCGGAGAAGGGACTGAACGTGGGAATCTTCAGAATCTGATTGATCGTTATGATTTACAGAATCATTTTACTCTTATTGGATTAAAAGATAATCCATATCCCTACATTAGAACAGCGAAAATATTTGTGCAATCCTCCCGGTATGAAGGAAAATCCATAGCCGTAGATGAGGCGAAAATTTTGGCAAAGCCTATTATTCTAACCAATTTTACCACCGCGAAAGACCAGATTGAAAATAACGTGAACGGTCTCATCGTTGGGATGACTCCTGATGCAATTGCGGCAGGAATTATAAAATATTTAGAGGACGCTTCTTTTACGGAGCATATAATTGCTAATTTGCGGGCGGATTATTTTGGAACCGAGCATGAAATAGAAAAATTTTATCAGCTGATCAATGAATAA
- a CDS encoding glycosyltransferase family 2 protein: MESICSQTLIDIEIICINDGSTDDSLEILNSYQQKDGRILIIDQKNMGVAVARNSGLRLATGKYIGFLDSDDTVKIDFFEILFKAAENHHADVVLSKGLSDSMVISHNKSYSQQEIRELILPLYFKEDGHNAIWNKLYSNAIIKKYSIYFPVGKTHGEDAEFNIHFLMHAINLYVIDYSGYHYRETQGSATRNSSKFDYLQLALETFFKDWTLVLGETITPDTMYKLKKERFINNVISLIYIYSNPENGLPLRARISRLLKIVDHDVVKQLFNENNELITASFPEYKKQIYKGIHSKSVIKLYLLSLYSYYRSK, from the coding sequence TTGGAAAGCATATGTTCACAAACTTTAATCGATATTGAAATCATCTGCATCAATGATGGCTCGACGGATGATTCGCTGGAAATTTTAAACAGTTACCAGCAAAAAGACGGACGGATTTTGATTATTGACCAAAAAAACATGGGCGTTGCTGTCGCTAGAAATTCCGGATTAAGGCTGGCAACTGGCAAATACATTGGGTTTTTGGACAGTGATGATACCGTGAAGATTGATTTCTTTGAGATACTTTTTAAAGCTGCCGAAAACCATCACGCAGATGTTGTCCTTTCAAAAGGTCTCTCTGATTCAATGGTCATTAGCCATAATAAGTCGTATAGTCAACAGGAGATACGCGAACTAATTCTACCACTCTATTTTAAAGAAGACGGGCATAATGCTATTTGGAATAAACTCTATTCCAATGCCATCATTAAAAAATATAGCATTTATTTTCCGGTCGGCAAAACACACGGCGAAGATGCGGAATTCAATATCCATTTTTTAATGCATGCCATCAATTTGTACGTCATTGATTATTCTGGATATCACTACCGCGAAACGCAAGGCAGTGCCACCCGGAATTCATCCAAATTCGATTACCTTCAGCTTGCACTGGAAACCTTTTTTAAAGATTGGACTCTAGTTTTGGGAGAAACCATCACTCCCGATACGATGTACAAACTGAAGAAAGAAAGATTTATAAACAATGTGATCTCACTAATTTATATTTATTCCAATCCAGAAAACGGTCTGCCGTTAAGAGCTAGGATCAGCAGGCTTCTGAAAATTGTAGATCATGATGTGGTGAAGCAACTTTTTAATGAGAATAATGAATTAATTACAGCTTCTTTTCCAGAATATAAAAAACAAATTTACAAGGGAATTCATAGTAAATCGGTAATTAAGTTATATTTGCTTTCCCTTTATAGTTATTATCGCAGCAAATGA
- a CDS encoding acetyltransferase, protein MIIIGVKGFAKEVLEILHQNNQLEGVAFYDDVNHDLPDVLYNQFPILKNEKQVKEHFQNSGNDFTIGIGGPLLRKKMLEKFEAFGGKLKSTVSKFSDIGSYGVQIGEGSNILSGAIVSNSVYIGNANMIYYNAIITHDVITGDYVEISPGAKLLGRCSVGDFSSIGSNAVILPNVKVGRNVIVGAGAVVTKDLPDHCVAVGIPAKIIRMNHD, encoded by the coding sequence ATGATCATTATCGGAGTGAAAGGTTTTGCCAAAGAAGTACTTGAAATACTGCATCAGAATAATCAGCTGGAAGGTGTGGCTTTTTATGATGATGTGAATCACGATCTTCCCGATGTATTGTACAATCAGTTTCCTATCTTAAAAAATGAAAAGCAGGTTAAAGAACATTTCCAAAACTCTGGAAACGATTTTACCATCGGAATTGGAGGCCCATTACTCCGAAAAAAAATGCTGGAAAAGTTTGAAGCATTTGGTGGTAAATTAAAATCAACGGTAAGTAAATTTTCCGATATAGGCAGTTACGGAGTTCAAATAGGAGAAGGGAGTAATATCCTTTCTGGCGCGATAGTGTCAAACAGTGTTTATATTGGGAATGCAAATATGATCTATTACAATGCAATTATTACCCATGATGTAATCACAGGAGATTATGTTGAAATTTCACCCGGTGCAAAACTTTTGGGCAGATGTTCAGTGGGCGATTTTTCCAGCATTGGAAGTAATGCTGTAATATTACCTAATGTTAAAGTGGGAAGAAATGTAATTGTAGGCGCAGGTGCCGTTGTAACAAAAGATCTACCGGATCACTGCGTTGCAGTGGGTATTCCGGCAAAAATTATTAGAATGAATCATGATTGA
- a CDS encoding polysaccharide pyruvyl transferase family protein — translation MKSKNLKILLFFHGGSRNRGCEAIVRTAAQLLKSDERIQELALSSSDLNSDRIIPHIDVIHLDQPATLKKFSVQGLLSAVKVKLFKDESLAYRKIHESIIKLIPQYDIFLSIGGDNYCYGEQPGIYEIDRQIKKAGKKLVLWGASIGEEDLSEAKLKDLKSFDLLLVRESITERTLKKAGIRNVKLVADGAFLMEKTELPLPPGWQEGKTVGFNFSPLVIKKNPESKNAAIALVQHILDTTDFTVCFVPHVIISGNDDYEILQEFEAHFKDSRRTLLLPNDLNATEYKGYIGRMKFFIGARTHATIAAYSCLVPTMVLGYSVKSKGIAKDIFSTERLVLDLSEISDPVKLIARFEEMKAEEKELREILSAKVPELKRRAMKAKEFLLELK, via the coding sequence ATGAAATCCAAGAACTTAAAAATACTCCTATTTTTCCACGGCGGAAGCAGAAACCGTGGCTGCGAAGCCATCGTAAGGACCGCTGCACAACTCCTGAAATCGGACGAACGGATTCAGGAACTTGCTCTTTCCTCCAGTGACCTGAATTCTGACCGCATTATCCCCCACATTGATGTCATTCATTTGGATCAACCTGCTACTTTAAAGAAGTTTTCTGTTCAGGGACTTCTCAGTGCAGTGAAAGTAAAACTTTTTAAGGATGAAAGTTTGGCCTACCGGAAAATCCACGAAAGCATTATTAAACTGATTCCTCAGTACGATATTTTTCTTTCGATTGGAGGCGACAATTACTGTTATGGTGAACAGCCCGGCATCTATGAAATCGACAGACAGATTAAAAAAGCAGGGAAAAAGCTTGTGCTGTGGGGTGCTTCCATTGGTGAAGAAGATCTGTCAGAAGCAAAATTAAAGGATTTGAAATCTTTCGATCTGCTGTTGGTACGCGAATCCATTACAGAAAGAACGCTTAAAAAAGCAGGCATCCGGAATGTCAAACTCGTAGCCGACGGTGCTTTTCTCATGGAAAAAACCGAACTCCCCCTCCCTCCGGGTTGGCAGGAAGGCAAGACCGTCGGATTCAATTTTTCTCCCCTCGTCATTAAGAAAAATCCTGAATCGAAAAATGCAGCCATTGCACTGGTTCAGCATATTCTGGATACTACGGATTTCACTGTTTGTTTCGTTCCACATGTCATCATATCGGGAAATGATGATTACGAAATATTACAGGAGTTTGAAGCGCATTTCAAAGATTCTCGCCGGACGCTCCTCCTGCCGAATGACCTTAACGCCACTGAATATAAAGGATACATTGGCAGAATGAAATTCTTTATTGGGGCAAGAACGCATGCCACTATTGCTGCCTACTCATGTCTTGTGCCTACTATGGTACTGGGATACAGTGTGAAATCCAAAGGCATTGCAAAAGACATTTTTAGCACAGAAAGATTGGTGTTGGATCTGTCTGAAATTTCAGATCCGGTTAAGCTCATTGCAAGGTTCGAGGAGATGAAAGCGGAAGAAAAAGAGCTGCGGGAAATCCTCTCCGCCAAAGTTCCGGAACTGAAGAGGAGGGCAATGAAGGCGAAAGAATTCCTTTTAGAGCTAAAATAG
- a CDS encoding glycosyltransferase produces MIDCPKVSVCIITYNHEKFIEKALSSIVMQKTGFPFEIIISNDCSTDITGDIIRNFISSNPFKRITYYNHDKNIGANANFIFVQKKALGQYIAFCEGDDYWLDDRKLQKQFDLLDSNNDISLCYTSRIVVDQYGALLSGNHVPEKLWTSNEIALGTIPPLQSVFSKNFALEFEEFMKDHPYSYGSDKIYAYFLSLQGEIISISDVTAAYRIHNGGIWSKYNSDEKYRLHITQSLLFFKVISENSLKENELKEEFFIKLLLNDLFLLYTNPKTVLKRLIYLINNYRINTKIIVNSLRQYIKYYMFLFKNKVLL; encoded by the coding sequence ATGATTGATTGTCCAAAAGTAAGTGTTTGTATTATCACTTATAACCACGAAAAATTTATTGAAAAAGCACTTTCTAGCATTGTAATGCAGAAAACCGGATTTCCATTTGAAATAATAATTTCTAATGATTGTTCCACTGATATTACTGGTGATATAATAAGAAATTTCATTAGTAGCAATCCATTCAAGAGAATTACCTATTATAATCATGACAAAAACATCGGAGCTAATGCCAATTTTATATTTGTACAAAAAAAAGCATTAGGTCAATATATCGCTTTTTGTGAGGGAGATGATTACTGGCTGGACGACCGTAAACTGCAAAAACAGTTTGACCTCCTTGATAGTAATAATGATATAAGCCTTTGTTATACTTCAAGAATAGTTGTAGATCAATATGGCGCATTATTATCAGGAAATCATGTCCCAGAAAAACTTTGGACTAGTAATGAGATTGCTTTGGGTACGATTCCACCTTTACAATCCGTTTTTTCTAAAAATTTCGCATTAGAATTTGAAGAATTTATGAAAGACCATCCCTATTCTTATGGTTCAGATAAAATTTATGCTTATTTTCTTTCATTACAAGGTGAAATCATCTCAATATCAGATGTTACCGCTGCTTATAGAATTCATAATGGCGGCATTTGGTCAAAATATAATTCAGATGAAAAATATAGATTACATATAACACAATCATTGTTATTTTTTAAAGTAATAAGTGAAAATTCCTTAAAAGAAAACGAACTGAAAGAAGAGTTTTTCATTAAACTTTTATTAAATGATTTATTCTTATTATATACTAATCCTAAGACTGTCTTGAAGAGGTTAATTTATCTAATCAATAATTATAGAATTAACACCAAAATTATCGTAAATTCTCTACGACAATATATTAAATATTATATGTTTCTTTTTAAAAATAAGGTTTTGCTGTGA
- a CDS encoding DegT/DnrJ/EryC1/StrS family aminotransferase produces MIPVTKPFLPPQQIYQSYLDGIWKRNWLTNMGPLASDLELRLQEFLKVDHLLFVTNGTVALQMAIKALDLKGEIITTPFSFVATTSSIVWEGCTPVFVDIDPESLNIDAAKIEAAITENTSAILATHVYGNPCEVEKIDRIAKKHNLKVIYDAAHSFGVEVKGRSIFEFGDISTCSLHATKLYHSIEGGLLITKDPVLLKKLASVRNFGISGFESFDELGLNGKNSEFHAVMGLANLKYIEEISKKRKALTTRYDDKLKNLKARRPIWHIDSENNAAYYPIIFDTEELMLKCREHLQLNEIGTRRYFYPSLATALPYLEPQHFPVTDDIAKRVLCLPLFYDLTIEEVDMICRLLLRIQNN; encoded by the coding sequence ATGATTCCTGTTACAAAACCTTTTTTACCGCCCCAACAAATTTACCAGTCTTATCTGGATGGAATTTGGAAAAGAAATTGGCTCACCAATATGGGTCCATTAGCCAGTGATTTAGAACTGCGGCTTCAAGAATTTTTAAAGGTTGATCATTTGCTGTTTGTGACCAACGGAACTGTTGCTTTGCAAATGGCGATTAAAGCATTGGATTTAAAAGGCGAAATCATTACCACGCCTTTTTCTTTTGTCGCAACAACTTCCAGTATCGTGTGGGAAGGCTGCACTCCTGTTTTTGTAGATATCGATCCCGAAAGTTTAAATATTGATGCCGCTAAAATTGAAGCAGCCATTACGGAAAACACTTCAGCGATTCTCGCCACCCATGTTTATGGTAATCCCTGCGAGGTGGAAAAAATAGACCGGATTGCAAAAAAGCACAATCTGAAAGTTATTTACGACGCAGCCCATTCTTTTGGTGTTGAAGTCAAGGGAAGATCAATCTTTGAATTTGGCGATATTTCCACATGCAGTCTTCATGCTACCAAATTATACCACAGCATTGAAGGCGGTTTATTAATTACTAAAGATCCAGTCCTTTTAAAGAAATTAGCTTCGGTACGGAATTTCGGTATCTCTGGATTTGAGAGTTTTGATGAATTGGGATTGAATGGAAAGAACTCCGAGTTTCATGCCGTCATGGGATTGGCGAATTTGAAATACATCGAAGAGATTTCTAAAAAGAGAAAAGCATTAACCACAAGGTACGACGATAAATTAAAGAACTTAAAAGCCCGGCGTCCGATTTGGCATATTGATTCTGAAAATAATGCCGCTTATTATCCCATTATTTTCGACACCGAAGAATTGATGTTAAAATGCAGAGAACATTTGCAGCTCAATGAAATTGGAACGAGACGGTATTTCTACCCCAGTTTAGCCACTGCGCTTCCTTATCTCGAACCACAGCATTTTCCCGTAACCGATGATATTGCAAAACGCGTTTTATGTCTACCGCTTTTCTATGATTTAACCATTGAAGAAGTGGATATGATTTGTCGGTTATTATTACGAATTCAAAATAATTAA
- a CDS encoding FkbM family methyltransferase encodes MPIDKITNLYRVNYRSKLAIIRYLFKRVFKIKPSKIEDEIYFLYMLLISENGIVKQEKDKFFNIQFNKNFQHTLRLRKFPSSDILVYNQIYGYREYEPVVRIYKQNFGSDSESVNIIDAGGNIGISSIYFLQNFVQPNIVIIEPAQENFEVLKFNLEKYQNIIKINGALWKKNGKLNILNDFRDKSDWAFRVEEDENGSIEAFTLNFLLDKYHLENVDILKIDIEGAEKEIFTTNNNNLDFLNRTKCIAIEIHDEFHCREQILKILDDYGFSLYHEKETTVGINRRLLKPQLQQNSKRV; translated from the coding sequence ATGCCAATAGATAAAATCACTAATCTGTACAGGGTAAACTACCGAAGTAAACTCGCCATCATTCGCTATCTCTTTAAGAGAGTTTTTAAAATAAAGCCATCAAAGATTGAGGATGAGATTTACTTTCTCTATATGTTGCTTATTAGTGAGAACGGCATTGTGAAACAAGAAAAAGACAAATTTTTTAACATTCAATTTAACAAAAACTTTCAGCACACGCTGAGACTAAGAAAATTTCCGTCCAGCGATATTTTGGTTTATAATCAGATTTACGGTTACAGAGAATATGAACCGGTTGTTCGTATTTATAAACAGAATTTTGGTTCTGATTCCGAAAGTGTAAATATTATCGACGCCGGTGGAAATATAGGAATTTCATCTATTTATTTTTTACAAAATTTTGTTCAGCCAAATATTGTCATCATCGAACCAGCACAGGAGAACTTTGAGGTATTAAAATTTAATCTGGAAAAATATCAGAATATCATAAAAATTAACGGTGCACTTTGGAAAAAAAATGGCAAGCTCAATATTCTAAATGATTTTCGGGACAAATCCGACTGGGCTTTTCGCGTAGAAGAAGATGAAAATGGATCAATCGAAGCTTTTACTCTGAATTTTCTGTTGGATAAATACCATCTGGAAAATGTGGATATATTAAAAATTGACATCGAAGGTGCCGAAAAAGAAATTTTCACAACAAATAACAATAATTTGGATTTTCTCAACCGAACCAAATGTATTGCCATCGAAATTCATGACGAATTCCACTGTAGAGAACAAATACTTAAGATTTTGGATGATTATGGTTTTTCTTTGTATCATGAAAAAGAGACGACCGTTGGAATTAATAGAAGATTATTGAAACCGCAACTGCAACAAAATTCTAAAAGAGTTTGA